Proteins from a single region of Sinorhizobium alkalisoli:
- the feuP gene encoding two-component system response regulator FeuP yields the protein MRILIVEDDANLNRQLAEALKESGYVVDQAFDGEEGHYLGDTEPYDAVILDIGLPEMDGITVLEKWRGDGKLMPVLILTARDRWSDKVAGIDAGADDYVAKPFHVEEVLARIRALIRRAAGHASSEIICGPVRLDTKGSKATVDGVALKLTSHEFRLLSYLMHHMGQVVSRTELVEHMYDQDFDRDSNTIEVFIGRLRKKIGNDLIETVRGLGYRMQAPGNGN from the coding sequence ATGCGCATTCTGATTGTCGAGGACGACGCCAACCTGAACAGGCAATTGGCCGAGGCGTTGAAGGAATCCGGTTATGTCGTCGACCAGGCCTTCGATGGCGAGGAGGGCCATTACCTCGGCGATACTGAACCCTATGATGCGGTGATCCTCGACATCGGCCTGCCGGAAATGGACGGGATCACCGTGCTCGAGAAGTGGCGCGGCGACGGCAAGCTCATGCCCGTGCTGATTTTGACGGCGCGCGACCGCTGGAGCGACAAGGTGGCCGGCATCGACGCCGGCGCCGACGATTACGTCGCCAAGCCCTTTCACGTCGAAGAAGTGCTTGCCCGTATCCGAGCACTGATCCGCCGCGCCGCGGGGCATGCGAGTTCAGAGATCATTTGCGGGCCGGTGCGTCTCGATACGAAGGGATCGAAGGCGACGGTCGACGGCGTGGCGCTGAAGCTGACTTCGCACGAGTTCCGCCTGCTCTCCTATCTCATGCATCACATGGGGCAGGTGGTCTCCCGCACGGAACTCGTCGAGCACATGTACGATCAGGACTTCGATCGCGACTCCAACACAATCGAGGTCTTCATCGGCCGGCTTCGCAAGAAGATCGGCAATGACCTGATCGAGACGGTGCGCGGCCTCGGTTATCGCATGCAAGCCCCTGGCAATGGCAATTAG
- a CDS encoding peptidoglycan-binding domain-containing protein: protein MAPRKRKQPERKRAARSQQGFALTGLALAGRGLGRVIVFAGRAVARHPVGAGGSAAFMVAFSFVAANAIWYQQGTHPSPLLHTRVPLVSAEVAERLAAANGVAVEPRRVTTFVIEREGEAKPEKVEDAIAADGTSSAKRSVRPEAEAAGDTGGVVDSALVAEVQKELVRLGFYDDAPDGRSGPKTAAAIVRFEKQAGRTETGAVSPELLADLLVFGKAGAAAVTVPDNRPYADPKTAPADTDPVAAAIRKAEEEQTLVTRAGVPASSELVMNIQRGLSNLAYADVVVDGVAGDQTRAAIRHFEKHYRLPQTGEPSAKVLKKLKEIGAL from the coding sequence ATGGCTCCGCGCAAGCGAAAACAGCCTGAGCGGAAGAGGGCGGCACGGTCGCAGCAGGGTTTCGCGCTCACGGGGCTGGCACTCGCCGGCCGCGGCCTGGGTCGCGTCATCGTGTTTGCCGGGCGGGCGGTCGCGCGCCATCCCGTCGGCGCCGGAGGCTCGGCGGCTTTCATGGTGGCCTTCAGCTTCGTGGCAGCAAATGCCATATGGTACCAGCAGGGCACGCATCCCTCGCCGCTGTTGCACACGCGTGTCCCGCTGGTCAGTGCGGAGGTCGCGGAACGTCTTGCTGCTGCCAACGGCGTGGCTGTCGAGCCGCGCCGCGTAACGACTTTCGTTATTGAGCGCGAAGGCGAGGCAAAGCCGGAGAAGGTCGAGGATGCGATCGCTGCTGACGGAACGTCGTCGGCGAAGCGATCCGTGCGCCCTGAAGCCGAGGCTGCCGGCGATACGGGCGGCGTCGTCGATTCGGCGCTCGTCGCCGAAGTCCAGAAGGAATTGGTGCGGCTAGGGTTCTATGACGATGCGCCGGATGGCCGCAGCGGTCCGAAAACCGCGGCGGCGATCGTGCGATTTGAGAAACAGGCCGGCCGAACGGAGACCGGCGCGGTGAGCCCCGAACTTCTCGCGGACCTCCTTGTGTTCGGCAAAGCCGGAGCCGCGGCCGTTACAGTTCCGGATAATCGCCCCTATGCCGATCCGAAGACGGCGCCGGCGGACACCGATCCCGTCGCGGCGGCGATCCGCAAAGCGGAGGAGGAGCAGACGCTCGTGACGCGTGCCGGGGTTCCCGCATCGAGCGAACTGGTCATGAACATCCAGAGGGGCTTGAGCAATCTCGCCTACGCCGACGTCGTCGTCGATGGCGTCGCCGGCGACCAGACGCGGGCGGCGATCCGCCACTTCGAGAAGCACTACCGTTTGCCGCAGACGGGTGAGCCAAGCGCCAAGGTCCTCAAGAAGCTGAAGGAAATCGGCGCGCTTTGA
- a CDS encoding DUF5330 domain-containing protein, translating into MWFLVKATFWFSLVLVLLPFLDPSSRAKLDKGPTIEIGDTFSAANEAIRYVSAICAEKPDVCAKGTETFVALGHRARTGARIAYEFLDTQFAGTDAAPDAMVMTGTVGPVEDDATAKTAHEAMPGFKRMPVPEPRLHPRAAGTR; encoded by the coding sequence ATGTGGTTTCTCGTAAAGGCGACATTCTGGTTTTCGCTGGTGCTGGTTCTTCTTCCGTTCCTCGATCCCTCGAGCAGGGCAAAGCTCGACAAGGGGCCGACGATCGAGATCGGAGACACCTTCTCCGCAGCCAACGAAGCGATCCGCTATGTGAGCGCGATCTGCGCGGAGAAACCCGATGTCTGCGCAAAGGGTACGGAAACCTTCGTCGCGCTCGGTCATCGCGCCCGTACGGGGGCGCGGATCGCCTATGAATTCCTGGACACCCAGTTTGCCGGGACGGATGCGGCACCCGATGCCATGGTCATGACCGGCACCGTTGGCCCGGTCGAAGATGACGCAACCGCAAAGACAGCGCATGAAGCCATGCCGGGCTTCAAGCGGATGCCGGTCCCGGAACCGCGTCTCCATCCGAGGGCGGCGGGCACCAGGTAA
- a CDS encoding transglycosylase domain-containing protein: protein MQEPRKEDNRPKARHIFLRIDSWIDSTVWNAGFRLAEWWEDTTIFSRRFRVRGWKRALFEVLGEGMTWGTAGSVVMLALALPAFEETKGNWRAQGDFAVTFLDRYGNEIGHRGIIHEDSVPIDELPDHLIKAVLATEDRRFFEHWGIDFLGLARAMTENARAGSVVQGGSTLTQQLAKNLFLTNERTIERKVKEAFLAVWLECNLSKKEILRLYLDRAYMGGGTFGAAAAAQFYFGKAITDINLAESAMLAGLFKAPARYAPHVNLPAARARANEVLTNMVQGGLMTEGQVLAARLNPATIIDRAQVKAPDFFLDWAFDEVQRIAAPFAQHSLIVRTTIDMGLQAAAEEAVESGLRQYGETYKVKQGALVMIEHGGAVRAMVGGRDYGESQFNRATRALRQPGSSFKVYTYAAAMEKGMTPETVVVDAPITWRGWSPQNYGRSYAGRVTLMTALAKSINTIPVRLAKDKLGTEIIAETAKKMGVETPIRTDKTMPLGTSEVTVLDQATAYAVFPAGGFQSRRHGLSQILNYDGDILYDFVRDAPPSERVLSEEAVSSMNRILTQIPVMGTARRAALDNGIVTGGKTGTTQAYRDAWFIGFTGDYTTAVWFGNDDYTSTENMTGGSLPAMTFKRLMDYAEQGIEHRDIPGFEAPVAVASKKPAKAGDASRDENALPPLIRPRSLSSGATRMLKTIGEALEHALPLKPREKAGGKVATLEAPGEALTRQLTTNSTEN from the coding sequence GTGCAGGAACCGAGGAAAGAGGACAACCGGCCAAAGGCGCGACACATCTTCCTCCGGATCGATTCTTGGATCGATTCGACGGTGTGGAATGCCGGGTTCCGCCTTGCCGAATGGTGGGAGGACACCACCATCTTCTCCCGCCGTTTCCGCGTGCGCGGCTGGAAACGGGCGCTTTTCGAAGTTCTCGGCGAGGGCATGACATGGGGGACCGCTGGCTCGGTAGTGATGCTCGCGCTCGCCCTTCCGGCCTTCGAGGAAACCAAAGGCAATTGGCGCGCCCAGGGCGATTTTGCCGTGACCTTCCTGGACCGCTACGGCAACGAGATAGGCCATCGCGGCATCATCCATGAGGATTCCGTCCCGATCGACGAACTCCCGGACCATCTCATCAAAGCGGTGCTGGCGACCGAGGACCGCCGGTTCTTCGAGCACTGGGGCATCGATTTTCTCGGCCTCGCTCGCGCCATGACGGAAAATGCCCGGGCTGGCAGCGTCGTCCAAGGCGGCTCTACCTTGACCCAGCAGCTTGCCAAGAACCTGTTCCTGACGAATGAGCGGACGATCGAACGGAAGGTCAAGGAAGCCTTCCTTGCCGTCTGGCTCGAATGCAATCTCTCGAAGAAGGAAATCCTGCGCCTCTATCTCGACCGCGCCTACATGGGCGGCGGCACGTTCGGCGCGGCGGCGGCGGCTCAGTTCTATTTCGGCAAGGCGATCACGGACATCAATCTTGCCGAGTCCGCCATGCTTGCGGGCCTCTTCAAGGCGCCTGCGCGCTATGCACCGCACGTCAACCTGCCGGCTGCGCGCGCGCGCGCCAACGAGGTCCTGACCAACATGGTCCAGGGCGGCCTGATGACGGAGGGGCAGGTGCTCGCCGCCCGCCTCAACCCGGCGACGATCATCGATCGCGCCCAGGTCAAGGCGCCGGACTTCTTCCTCGACTGGGCCTTCGACGAGGTGCAGCGCATCGCCGCTCCCTTCGCGCAGCATTCCCTGATCGTCAGGACCACGATCGATATGGGCCTGCAGGCGGCCGCCGAGGAAGCGGTAGAATCGGGCCTCAGACAATATGGCGAAACCTACAAGGTGAAGCAGGGCGCCCTCGTAATGATCGAACATGGCGGCGCCGTCCGCGCGATGGTCGGCGGCCGCGACTATGGCGAGAGCCAGTTCAACCGCGCCACCCGCGCCCTTCGCCAGCCGGGCTCGTCTTTCAAGGTCTACACCTATGCGGCCGCCATGGAAAAAGGCATGACGCCGGAGACGGTGGTCGTCGACGCGCCGATCACCTGGCGCGGCTGGTCGCCGCAGAACTACGGCCGCAGCTATGCCGGCCGTGTGACGCTGATGACGGCGCTGGCGAAATCCATCAATACGATTCCGGTCCGGCTTGCGAAGGACAAGCTCGGCACCGAAATCATCGCCGAAACCGCCAAGAAGATGGGCGTCGAGACACCGATCCGCACCGACAAGACCATGCCGCTCGGCACCTCTGAAGTAACGGTGCTCGACCAGGCAACGGCCTATGCCGTCTTTCCGGCAGGAGGTTTCCAGTCGCGGCGCCACGGCCTCAGCCAGATCCTGAATTATGACGGCGACATCCTCTATGATTTCGTGCGCGACGCACCGCCGTCCGAGCGGGTCTTGAGCGAAGAAGCGGTGTCCTCGATGAACCGCATTCTCACGCAAATCCCGGTCATGGGGACGGCCCGTAGGGCTGCGCTTGACAACGGCATCGTGACCGGCGGCAAGACCGGAACGACCCAGGCCTATCGCGACGCCTGGTTCATCGGATTCACCGGCGACTACACGACGGCCGTTTGGTTCGGTAATGACGATTACACCTCCACGGAAAACATGACCGGCGGCTCGCTGCCCGCGATGACATTCAAGCGGCTGATGGACTATGCCGAACAGGGCATCGAGCATCGCGACATCCCCGGCTTTGAAGCGCCGGTGGCCGTGGCGTCGAAGAAACCGGCCAAAGCCGGCGACGCTAGCCGGGACGAAAACGCGCTGCCTCCGCTCATCCGTCCGCGGTCGCTTTCGTCCGGTGCGACGCGGATGCTGAAGACGATCGGCGAAGCACTGGAGCATGCACTTCCACTCAAACCCCGGGAAAAGGCCGGCGGCAAGGTTGCGACGCTCGAAGCGCCGGGCGAAGCTCTGACGCGGCAACTGACAACCAATTCGACGGAGAACTGA
- a CDS encoding DUF1254 domain-containing protein, whose protein sequence is MRSVLFAILVGLFGAALLHIVIVLALPQFTGRDAYTRVLDLLEMDSFFPLTAEPSPTGLRSGNPFLRTAVCSFSVADAPTRFIARGPVPFWSLSVFDSGSNEVFSMNDHTAVNGNLDLIVATPIQLVELRKSPPEELTQSIMIEMKDEEGYAVLRALAPFDSFEEQVRDFLSDSSCQLFRRS, encoded by the coding sequence ATGCGTAGCGTCCTCTTTGCCATCCTCGTGGGGCTGTTCGGTGCAGCCCTCCTGCACATTGTGATCGTCCTGGCACTGCCGCAATTCACCGGCCGCGACGCCTACACCCGCGTGCTGGACCTTCTGGAAATGGACAGTTTCTTTCCCCTTACGGCCGAGCCCAGCCCGACCGGCTTGCGCAGCGGCAATCCGTTTCTTCGAACGGCCGTCTGCAGTTTCTCGGTCGCGGATGCACCGACCCGCTTCATTGCCCGCGGTCCCGTTCCTTTCTGGTCGCTCTCCGTCTTCGACAGCGGCTCGAACGAAGTGTTCAGCATGAACGACCACACCGCCGTCAACGGCAATCTCGATCTCATCGTGGCAACGCCGATCCAACTGGTGGAACTGCGCAAGTCGCCGCCGGAGGAATTGACCCAATCGATCATGATCGAGATGAAAGACGAGGAAGGCTACGCGGTTCTGCGCGCGCTCGCCCCTTTTGACAGCTTCGAGGAACAGGTCCGCGATTTTCTGAGCGACTCCAGCTGTCAGCTCTTTCGGCGGTCATGA
- a CDS encoding MmcQ/YjbR family DNA-binding protein produces the protein MLSEEMEKLALSLPGTQENAHFGTRDFRVGKRVFMTLPEAGRAVFKFTPDQQRMLLETEPGVCAAVPGGWGERGWTSLYFVDADEELIRQSMETAWRNVAPKSLVRRNGGY, from the coding sequence ATGCTGAGCGAGGAGATGGAAAAGCTGGCGCTGAGCCTGCCCGGAACACAGGAGAATGCCCATTTCGGCACGCGGGATTTCCGTGTGGGCAAACGGGTTTTCATGACCCTGCCCGAGGCCGGACGCGCGGTCTTCAAGTTCACGCCCGACCAGCAGCGAATGCTGCTGGAAACCGAACCCGGCGTCTGCGCCGCCGTCCCCGGCGGCTGGGGCGAGCGCGGCTGGACCTCGCTCTATTTTGTCGATGCCGACGAGGAACTCATTCGCCAGTCCATGGAAACCGCGTGGCGCAACGTCGCCCCGAAAAGCCTCGTCCGCAGGAACGGCGGCTACTGA
- a CDS encoding DUF1491 family protein, producing the protein MRLKSHIFVSSLMRRVFALGGYAAVLRKGAEEAGAIFVRQRTRLGGETLYAPAPQNFFEDEGDTARRFEIRLRDVEAETIDSTLSSEIRFDPDCWVVEIEIEDCSDLLETVSDADR; encoded by the coding sequence ATGCGCCTGAAGTCCCACATCTTCGTCTCTTCGCTCATGCGCCGCGTGTTTGCGCTCGGCGGCTACGCCGCGGTCTTGCGCAAGGGGGCGGAAGAGGCGGGTGCGATTTTCGTCCGGCAGCGCACCCGTCTGGGTGGGGAGACGCTCTACGCGCCGGCCCCGCAAAATTTCTTCGAAGACGAAGGCGATACGGCGCGCCGGTTCGAGATTCGGCTGCGGGACGTCGAGGCAGAGACGATCGACAGCACTTTATCGTCGGAGATCCGCTTCGATCCGGATTGCTGGGTCGTCGAGATCGAGATCGAGGATTGCAGTGACCTGCTCGAAACTGTCAGCGATGCTGATCGCTGA
- a CDS encoding SH3 domain-containing protein, producing the protein MKHPFLRAAALGALLFMPAIAEAAGGIATANVNMRSGPSTRYPAVTVIPAGNSLEIHGCLADRPWCDVSFYGGRGWVAGRYVQAVYRSNRVHVEPEYYRPLGIPTIVFEFDRYWDRNYRGREFYRDRDRWRRDRVDDGHRRDWERREARPDWDRDRRRGDDEWESRADEDFFENRRREREQSRYEIRRESEMRTVRECEIDDFACEID; encoded by the coding sequence GTGAAGCATCCCTTCCTGCGGGCAGCGGCTCTCGGCGCGTTGCTCTTCATGCCGGCGATCGCCGAGGCGGCCGGAGGCATCGCAACTGCCAACGTCAATATGCGCTCGGGGCCGAGCACCCGCTATCCGGCCGTGACCGTGATACCAGCTGGTAATTCGTTGGAAATCCACGGCTGTCTGGCGGATCGGCCCTGGTGCGATGTTTCCTTCTACGGCGGTCGAGGCTGGGTCGCAGGCCGCTATGTGCAAGCGGTCTATCGCAGCAACCGCGTGCATGTGGAACCGGAATATTATCGACCCCTCGGAATTCCCACCATTGTCTTCGAGTTCGACCGCTATTGGGATCGCAACTACCGCGGCCGCGAATTCTACCGCGATCGTGACCGCTGGCGCCGGGATCGGGTTGACGACGGTCACCGGCGTGACTGGGAACGTCGAGAGGCGCGTCCAGATTGGGACCGGGATCGTCGCCGCGGCGACGACGAATGGGAGAGCAGGGCCGACGAGGATTTCTTCGAGAACCGCCGTCGCGAGCGGGAACAGTCGCGATACGAGATCCGACGCGAATCAGAGATGAGAACCGTTCGTGAATGCGAGATAGACGACTTCGCGTGTGAAATCGACTGA
- a CDS encoding DUF2336 domain-containing protein, which translates to MHCVQGFVVTDRFRELERPQKGRLKDVVLMATVTSFESLRKPRRSEMRQFAELFEPLFLGSSEEARRQAAAALSQCDHVPEAVALLIGSMPISVAASFLTRSKAVSDRMLISIIRKRGPAHASAIARRDDLSASVIDALVEHHKNAAASVQTRELTGPAPAVAPSPSVDRTAVDRVAREDKLRDEIKALARTGSNTAAPSELPAIDEVHQALLVRFARTGETVLFANALADMLGASDSLAERILLDVSGQQLATTLAALDFPSSDMASLLACLYPHLGDRLGGGTRADALIKALDLRASVEHVKSWLRADEPGPQSLARHETHFADNRRPDPRRQDAHPSAADRDGIEQFRRTFGRR; encoded by the coding sequence CTGCATTGCGTGCAAGGATTTGTCGTGACGGATCGGTTTCGTGAGTTGGAAAGGCCGCAAAAGGGCCGACTGAAGGACGTCGTGCTGATGGCGACCGTCACCAGCTTCGAAAGCCTTCGCAAACCGCGCCGGTCCGAAATGAGGCAATTCGCCGAACTGTTCGAACCACTTTTCCTCGGCTCCAGCGAGGAGGCGCGCCGGCAGGCGGCGGCGGCTCTTTCGCAATGCGACCATGTCCCGGAAGCCGTTGCCCTTCTCATCGGCAGCATGCCGATCTCGGTTGCTGCAAGCTTCCTCACCCGTTCGAAGGCAGTTTCGGATCGGATGCTCATCTCCATCATCCGCAAGCGGGGCCCGGCCCATGCGAGCGCAATTGCTCGCCGTGACGATCTCTCCGCTTCCGTGATCGACGCCCTGGTCGAGCACCATAAGAACGCAGCTGCCTCCGTGCAGACCCGCGAGTTGACCGGCCCGGCGCCAGCAGTTGCGCCTTCCCCTTCAGTGGACCGGACCGCAGTCGACCGCGTCGCGCGCGAGGACAAGCTGCGCGACGAAATCAAGGCGCTGGCTCGCACCGGATCGAATACCGCCGCTCCTTCCGAGCTTCCGGCAATCGACGAGGTCCACCAGGCACTGCTCGTGCGGTTTGCGCGAACGGGCGAGACGGTGCTCTTCGCGAATGCCCTCGCCGACATGCTTGGGGCAAGCGACTCCCTGGCCGAGCGGATCCTGTTGGATGTTTCCGGCCAGCAATTAGCCACCACGCTTGCCGCACTGGACTTTCCGTCGTCCGACATGGCGTCGCTGCTGGCCTGCCTCTACCCGCATCTGGGGGACAGACTCGGCGGCGGCACGCGCGCGGATGCGCTGATCAAAGCCCTGGACCTGCGGGCGAGTGTCGAGCACGTCAAGTCCTGGCTGCGTGCCGACGAACCGGGTCCGCAGAGTCTGGCGCGGCACGAAACCCACTTCGCGGACAATCGAAGGCCGGACCCGCGTCGACAGGACGCCCACCCGTCGGCTGCCGACCGCGACGGTATCGAGCAATTCAGGCGGACCTTCGGCCGGCGCTGA
- a CDS encoding YcgN family cysteine cluster protein: MGEMPFWKTKSLEEMSQAEWESLCDGCGLCCLNKLEDWDTGEIAWTSVRCTLLDGETCRCKDYENRQATVPDCIQLTPERVREISWLPPTCGYRLIAEGRGLYWWHPLVSGDPETVHAAGISVRGRSIAEDGIDIDDYEDYLVTWPLEVGLEPAE; encoded by the coding sequence ATGGGCGAAATGCCTTTCTGGAAGACGAAGAGCCTCGAAGAGATGTCCCAGGCGGAGTGGGAAAGCCTTTGCGACGGCTGCGGGCTCTGCTGTCTCAACAAGCTAGAGGATTGGGACACCGGCGAAATCGCGTGGACGTCGGTTCGCTGCACGCTTCTCGATGGCGAGACTTGTCGGTGCAAGGACTACGAAAACCGACAGGCGACGGTTCCGGACTGCATTCAGCTGACGCCGGAGCGCGTGCGCGAGATAAGCTGGCTGCCGCCGACCTGCGGCTATCGGCTGATTGCGGAAGGGCGCGGGCTCTATTGGTGGCATCCGCTCGTTTCCGGCGATCCGGAAACCGTGCATGCTGCCGGCATTTCCGTGCGCGGACGCAGCATTGCCGAGGACGGGATCGATATCGACGACTATGAGGATTACCTGGTTACCTGGCCACTGGAGGTAGGGCTCGAGCCGGCCGAGTAG
- a CDS encoding sensor histidine kinase has translation MAGRWASRLDKAAAPRMLRRSNGSAVADRDLRRLRAVAAVSLTALPIVPLALMAVLPVSAALPAGTALWASASLLAAAAALVGGRNAYVSVGAEASLAGATPDLSGAYDLFAGLVTVHDPRGNVLSVHGRDAAEHLNLLRDPRGRGFLEQIHVSDRLTFLRAIDALRQDGGRSAVDIRLERPSVRAEGAQFVHMHCEMAPLRDAEGRLVAIVAQSRDVSDEARLREEATEKAAHAESANDAKTRFLAAVSHELRTPLNAILGFSDVLAGEYFGKLENDRQREYVSLIHRSGTHLLSVVNTMLDVSKIEAGRYELLPEPFPVADAIAACEAMLSHQAQEKGVRLTSRVTRAVGEINADQRAFQQILINLIGNAIKFTDCGGLVTIDAERDGAALKLTVSDTGIGIAEDKLQLLGQPFVQIQNDYTRRYEGTGLGLSLVKGLVELHGGSFSIRSAEGRGTVVITSIPCDGSGIAEREQAGSPVTVEFPPKLRVRGEDRSAPGQALAAASRSERTSKEGGHGSAQAKTA, from the coding sequence ATGGCTGGCAGGTGGGCATCCCGCTTGGATAAGGCGGCCGCACCTCGAATGCTGCGCCGTTCGAACGGATCCGCCGTCGCTGATCGTGACCTCCGGCGTCTGCGCGCCGTCGCCGCGGTTTCCTTGACCGCTCTGCCGATCGTGCCACTCGCCCTGATGGCAGTCTTGCCGGTTTCCGCGGCGTTGCCTGCGGGAACGGCGCTCTGGGCGTCAGCATCGCTTCTGGCGGCAGCCGCGGCCCTGGTCGGTGGACGCAACGCATATGTGTCCGTCGGGGCCGAGGCGTCCCTCGCCGGCGCCACGCCTGATCTGTCGGGCGCATACGATCTTTTCGCCGGTCTCGTCACTGTGCACGATCCGCGCGGCAATGTCCTGTCGGTTCACGGTCGCGACGCGGCCGAACACCTGAACTTGCTGCGAGATCCTCGCGGCCGCGGGTTCCTCGAGCAGATCCACGTGTCCGATCGCCTCACCTTCCTCAGGGCAATCGATGCACTGCGCCAGGACGGGGGGCGTTCCGCGGTTGATATCCGGCTGGAACGGCCCTCGGTGAGGGCCGAAGGCGCGCAGTTCGTGCATATGCACTGCGAGATGGCGCCCCTGCGCGATGCCGAGGGGCGTCTGGTGGCGATCGTCGCCCAGTCACGCGACGTCTCCGACGAGGCCCGCTTGCGGGAGGAGGCCACCGAGAAGGCGGCGCATGCGGAATCGGCGAACGATGCGAAGACGCGCTTCCTGGCGGCAGTGAGTCACGAATTGCGCACGCCGCTGAACGCTATACTCGGCTTCTCGGATGTCCTTGCCGGAGAGTATTTCGGCAAGCTGGAGAATGACCGGCAGCGTGAATATGTGTCGCTGATTCATCGTTCCGGGACGCATCTTCTATCTGTCGTCAATACGATGCTTGACGTGAGCAAGATCGAGGCCGGCCGTTACGAGCTGTTGCCGGAGCCCTTCCCGGTCGCAGATGCGATCGCCGCATGCGAAGCGATGCTCTCGCACCAGGCGCAGGAAAAGGGCGTGAGGCTGACGAGCCGCGTGACGCGCGCAGTGGGTGAGATCAATGCCGATCAGCGCGCCTTTCAGCAGATCCTGATCAATCTTATCGGCAACGCGATCAAGTTCACCGACTGCGGCGGGCTGGTGACGATCGACGCGGAAAGAGACGGCGCAGCGCTGAAGCTGACCGTCAGCGACACCGGCATCGGCATAGCCGAAGACAAGCTCCAACTTCTGGGCCAGCCTTTCGTCCAGATTCAGAATGATTATACGCGCCGCTATGAAGGGACTGGCCTCGGGCTTTCCCTGGTGAAGGGGCTGGTCGAGTTGCATGGCGGCAGTTTCTCCATCCGCAGCGCCGAGGGCAGGGGAACGGTCGTCATTACCTCCATTCCCTGCGATGGTTCAGGAATTGCGGAGCGCGAGCAGGCGGGCTCTCCCGTTACGGTGGAGTTCCCGCCGAAACTCAGGGTGCGTGGCGAAGACAGGAGCGCTCCGGGACAGGCACTCGCCGCTGCGTCCAGGAGCGAGAGAACGAGCAAGGAAGGGGGACATGGCTCCGCGCAAGCGAAAACAGCCTGA
- a CDS encoding DUF1214 domain-containing protein, with translation MFRVPLLVAVALAVAFGGGIASSVWALRATVGFGSIAIGPWVAFPAAQTASADPYAKAHRARTGELLFGSAEGLMFSAATDDSGERLSAGCSYDISGITPPTRFWTLYATTADGITLRPSPDLPSAINSWTVLRARDGRFVVHASPVAKPGNWLALRHVGSFRLVLTLLDTPTAGSSGLIDLDMPKIVKTGCGNA, from the coding sequence TTGTTCCGAGTTCCCCTCCTCGTCGCCGTCGCACTTGCCGTCGCCTTTGGCGGTGGCATCGCTTCGTCCGTATGGGCGCTGAGGGCGACGGTCGGTTTCGGCTCCATTGCCATAGGACCATGGGTGGCGTTTCCGGCGGCACAGACGGCCTCTGCCGACCCCTATGCCAAGGCGCACCGAGCCCGTACCGGCGAGCTGCTGTTCGGCAGCGCGGAGGGGCTGATGTTCTCGGCGGCGACCGACGACAGCGGCGAGCGGCTCTCGGCGGGTTGTTCCTACGACATTTCCGGCATCACGCCGCCCACTCGTTTCTGGACCCTCTATGCGACGACCGCCGATGGGATCACGCTGCGGCCGAGCCCGGACCTCCCCTCGGCGATCAACTCCTGGACGGTGCTCCGCGCCAGGGACGGCCGCTTCGTCGTCCACGCCTCCCCCGTTGCCAAGCCGGGCAACTGGCTGGCGCTTCGGCATGTGGGCAGTTTCCGGCTCGTATTGACGCTGCTCGACACGCCGACGGCCGGCTCGTCGGGGCTGATCGATCTCGACATGCCGAAGATCGTCAAGACCGGGTGCGGCAATGCGTAG